In the Deltaproteobacteria bacterium genome, CCTTTCCCGGGTCCGCGAGATCCGGCAGGACCTGGAGCTCCTGCGGTCCGGCGCCGCAACGCCCGATGAACGCAGGCTCAGGTGGGAGGAGCTGAAGGGGAAGATAGGGAGGATGTCTCCGTGACGGACCGCCATGACGTCGAAAGAATGATCGTCGCGGAGCGGGGTTTCCAGCTCCGGTTCCTGCTTCTCCTTTCCTGCATTTTCGCCTTCGGGGCCCTGCTGCTGTTCGCGATCATGTTCCTCTTCTTCTCCCGTCCTCTCCAAGGAGACTACTCCAGCGTCTTCTTCGCGCTGCGCAACCTCACGGTGTTCTCCCTACCGATGGTCTCCTTCTCCGCGCTGGTATATATACTCCTCGTTTGCGGCGCCATGGCGGTATTGTGTATCTATACGCTTCACAAGGTGGCGGGCCCCCTGTACCGTATGAGCCGGACGATCGAAAGCTACATCGCGGGGGATTTTCTCAGGAAGGTCAAGTTCCGCGAAGGGGACCAGGCCGCGCTGCTCGCGACGCTGTTCAACACGTTCATCGAACGGCTGAGGGAAGACCGCGGGACGTGCGAGGGGATAGTGGAGCGGGCGGAACGGGAGTGCGGAAGCGACCCGGCCGCCCTGAAAACCGCCGTGGAAAAGGCGGCCGACGAAATGGAAACGGCGCTTTCGCGGTACCGTTGATCCGTCGTTGACCATTCATGCGGAGATTTGCGAAGATAGGACGATACGAATATGCGTCCCGGACTTGTCTGAAATTCGATTTCCTATGAAGGAGGGTGCGAGATGGCGGCGATCCGTAAGGCGGGGTGGTTTTTGGCGTTGGCTTTCATGATGGCGGGATGGATGGGCATGCTCGGATCTTTCCGCGGGGTCGCGGTGGCCGGCGTGATCGCATCCCACGGCTCGGCGGCGGGGGATGCAAGGGTTGCGGAAACCGCCAAGGTGCAGGCGTTCCTGGAGCGGAAAGTCGTCGTCCAGAAACTTTTGGATTACGGCGTCACCCCTGAAGAGGCGATGTCCAAGGTCAAGTCGATGAGCGACGGCGATCTTCACCGGCTCGCCTCGCTTGCCGACAGGGCGGCGGAAGGAGCCGACAGCGGCATCGGGCTCCTGATCGGGCTGGCGGTCCTCGTCATCCTCATCATCGTCATCCTGAAACTGATGAACAAGGAAATAGTCGTTCGTTGACACGGAGAACGACCCTTTTCGGCGCCGCCCTCCTGCTGGGCGGCGCCCTTTTCGTTTTGGCGGGATGCGCGGGGACAGGCGCCAACGTCGGACGGGAAGATCACGGCGCATATCCCGAGATCGTCATCCCGGGAGTCCCCTTTCTCCCGCAGGAAGAGCAAACCTGCGGCCCTTCCTCCCTCGCGATGAACCTCCTGTTCCTTGGGCGGGAGGCGTCCACGGCGGAGATCGTCCGGGAAACGCGCACGGAAGGGCTGGGGGGGACCCTCATAACCGACCTTGCCGGGGCGGCACGAATGCGCGGGTTTTCGGCGCAGGTCGATGCGCTGGACCTGCCCCGCCTTCGGGAACGGATCGGGTCGGGAATACCCGTGATCCTGCTCGTCGATCTCGGAACATGGGTATGGAGCAGGCCGCACTACCTCCTGGCGTACGGGTGGACGCGGGACGGGATCGTCGCCCACTCCGGGCGGGAGCGGGGAAAGGTCATCCCGTTTTCCGTTCTGGATGCCCAGTGGTCGAAGATGGGGCGGCTCGCTCTCGTCGTCGGCCCCGCGCAGTGACCGACCATCCCGGCCGCGCACGCCTCGCGGAGTACCCATCGCGGGGGACGCCTTGCCCGGCCCTCCATGGCCGGGCCGCGGCTCGCGAGCTCCTCGCTCCGCCCTCCCTGGCTCCCGCTTCGTCGCTCGACGCCCCCGCGATGGGCACTCCGTCTCGGCGGCTTGCCGGATGGTCGGCGCTGATGATTCTGCTCCTCCTCCTGGCGGCGGCGGGGTGCGGGCGGATGCCGAAGGTCATCGTTCTCGAGGACCCGTTGACGGCCGCGGAGCACGTGGAATTAGGCGTGGCCTACGAGCGGAAGGGCGAGCTCGACCTTGCGCGGCGGGAGTACGAAACGGCGTTGCGCAAGGACAGGAAGCTTTTCCTCGCCCGCTTCAACCTCGGCAACGTTTTTCTCGCGAAAAAGGAATATGAAAAGGCGCGCGCGGAATATCTGCTTGCGCTCGGGATAAAGCCCGGGGATCCCGAAGCGGCCAACAACCTTGCCTGGTGCGCGATACTCTCGGGGGAGGGGATCGACGACGCGCTGGCGCGTATGGAGACCGCCGTTGCCGGGCCGGCGGGCCGCCGCCCCGTGTTCCTCGACACATTGGGGGTTCTTCGAATGCGCGCGAACCGGCCGGAACCGGCGGCGGAAGCGTTCGCCGAAGCGGAGGAGCTCTGCCGTCAGGGGGACGAATCCGCCCGGAACACCTCAGGGACGGCTGCGGGGGAGACGGGGACCGTCCTTTGCCCGGAGGAGGTCCGGAGAGAGATCCAGGAGCACCGTTCGGAATTGCGCAAAAGATTCCCGCCCGCTTCGGCGTCGCCCCCTCTGGTAAAATAGGTCCATGCTGCTCGACAGCTTCGGCCGCCGTATCGACTATCTGCGTCTATCCGTCACCGATCGCTGCAATCTGCGTTGCATCTACTGCATGCCGCCGGAAGGGATTCCGCTCAAAAACCAGGCGGAAATCCTCACCTCCGACGAGTTTCTCCGCTGCGCCAGGGTTGCCGTTTCCCTTGGCGTCCGGAAAGTCAGGATCACGGGCGGGGAACCCCTCGTGCGGAGGGGGGTCGTCGAATTGGTCCGCCGCCTCTCCGCGGTCCCGGGGATAGAGGATCTCTGCATGACCACCAACGGGATAGGCCTCGCCGTCGCCGCGGGCCCGCTGCGGCAGGCCGGGCTCGGCCGGATCAACATCAGCCTCGACACGATACGCCGCGACCGGTATGCGGAAATCACCCGCCGGGACATGTTGCCCGAAGTCCTTTCGGGGATAGAAGCCGCGATATTCGAAGGCCTTCACCCCGTGAAGATCAATGTGGTTCTTCTACACGGCCTTCTGCCCGGAGAAGTCGAGGAATTCATCGGGATGGCCAGGGAGAAACCGGTCGAAGTGCGCTTCATCGAGCGGATGCCCGTGGGCTGCCTGCCGTCGGAAGGGTACGTATCTACGGACCGGATCCGCGACCGCATACTATCCCTTCCCGGGACGAGCGTCGTATCAGGCCGTGCGCCGTCCGCCGCCGTAACCTATGAGGTCCGGGGATTCGCGGGCACGCTGGGGATAATTTCGCCCGTCTCGCGGAAATTCTGCTCCGATTGCAACAGGCTCCGCGTTTCAGCCGACGGGAGACTGAGGAGCTGCCTGTTCGCCGTGGAAACTCTCGACCTTCGGGCCGCGTTGAGGGAAGGCGGGGGCGACGGGGAAGTGGGGGCCCTTTTCCGGCGGGCTGTCGCGGCAAAACCCGAAGGGCACGACCTGTGCGGCGGGTCGTTCGCCGCGGAACCCATGTCCCGCATCGGCGGCTGAAGAGGGCCCTGTCCTGTTCCCTCCCATCCATCCTGAGTTGAGGTTCCATAACTACGCCTCCTTCCTTCGCCGACGCCTCGGCGGCCCGGTGGCCAGGGTCAGCGTATCGGCGGGATTCACCTGCCCGAACCGCGACGGAACGAAGGGCACCGGCGGATGCGTATACTGCAACAACGAATCCTTCACGGAAGGAGTGCTCTTTCCCGGTCGGCCCGTGGAGGAGCAGGTCCGGCGCACGATCTCTTCAAGCAGCAGGCTCAAGGCGTTCCGCCGCCTTCTCGTCTACTTCCAGCCGTACACCAACAGCTATGCCCCGGCGGAAAAGCTGGAACGGATCTACCGCGAGGCATTCTGCCATCCCGACGTCGCAGGGATCGTTATCGGAACCAGGCCGGACTGCCTGGAAGCGCCGGTCCTGGATGTCCTGGAGTCGATCGCACTCGAGAAGTACGTTTCGGTCGAAATCGGCCTCCAGTCGTCCTCCGACGCCGTTCTTGCCGGAATCAACCGCGGCCACACGGTGGAAGACTTCACGGAAGCGGTCGGCGCAGTGCGGCGGCGAGGGATCGACGTCGCCGTCCACCTGATTTACGGCCTGCCTGGAGACACGAAGGAAGGGTTCGTGTCGGCTGCGGGCTTCCTATCCGACCTTGGCGTGCAGGGGGTGAAGTTGCATCATCTGCACATAGTTACCGGCAGTGGGCTGGAAGAGCCATGGAGAAGGGGGGAAGTGGCGGTGCCGGAGTATGAAGTGTATGTCCGCGCCTGCGCCGATTTCCTGGAACGGCTCAGTCCCGAGATCGCCGTCCTGCGCCTCATGGGATCCGCTCCGCGGGAATTGCTGCTGGCCCCGCTGTGGAACAAGGGTAGCCGGGACATGTCGCACGACGTGGCCGCCGAGCTGGCGCGGCGGGGCTCCTGGCAGGGATCGAAGCGGAAGGAGAATCCATGAACGGCGGCGAAACGGAATACCTTCCCCATTCCTCGGGCTGCTTTCTCTGCGGGGACGAGAATCCATGCGGAGTCCGAACGAGATTTTTCGTCGAGGGCGATGCGGTCTGCTCCCGGATATCCCTTCCGCGGCATGTCAACGGATACAGGAATGTTGCTCACGGCGGGGTGCTGGCGGCGCTTCTCGACGAGTCCATGGGCTGGGCGGCGACGGTCTTCGGCGGATCGCAGCGTATGTATCTTACGGGGGAACTTACCGTTAAGTACCTCGCGCCGGTGCCCGTCGGAGAGGAGATAGAAATACGCAGCCGCCTCCTCAGGGACGCCGGACGGATCGCCTACAGCGAGGGGGAGCTCTCCTGCGGCGGAGAGGTCCGCGTCCGCGCAAGGGGCAAGTTCCTCCCGATGAGCCGGGAAGCCACGGAGGACGTTCTACCCTATCTCAAGTTCGGGCATTGCCGGAAATACCGGACGCTTTTCAACGAAGCGAAGGAGAAGAAATGAAGCGCGTTCTGGGAATCATAGGATCCCCGCGGAAACTGGGGAATTGCGAGTTGACCGTCAAGGAGATCGCGGCGCGCCTGCCGGAGCCGGTGGATCTCTCCCTGGTCCGCCTTGTGGAAAAGGACATTCGTCCCTGCAAGGCTTGCTACCGGTGCCTCATGGGGGAGTGCCCGATAAAGGACGATTTCGCGGCGGTGCTGGACGCGATCGCTTCTTCCGACGGAGTGATAGTCGCCGCGCCCGTGTACCTGCTCGGAGCGCATTCTTCCCTGCAGAGGTTCCTGGACCGCGGCCTTCAGTTCTGGAAGCGTCTCGACGATCTCATGGGCAAACCGGCTGTCGGCGTTGCGCTCGCGGGGCTCCGCGACGGGGAAGGTGCTTCGCTGCTGGGCGTGGAGAATTTTCTCCGTGCGATGGGTATGGGTGTCAAGGGACGGTGCGTGATACACGCTGCCCTTCCCGGCGAGGCCCTTCTTTCCGAGGCAGGGAAGGCTTCCGCCGCGCGGCTGGCGGCCGCTCTCTTTTCGACGGATGCCCCGCCGGCGGGGAACCCGTCGTGCTCCGAATGCGGCGGCACGTATTTCGAATTCCGCGGGGCGAACCGCGTTTTTTGCCTCCTGTGCGGCGCGAGCGGGACCGTCTCCGGCGATGGCGAGAGCGTTCGCCTTTCGCTGGCGCCGCCGGCCCACCCCTGGCGGGGGCCGGCCGCCAGAAAAGCGCACGGCGAATGGCTGATCGGAATGAAGGAGAAGTACATCCGGGATCGCGAGCGGCTCAAGGAAATCTCCCGCGGCTACGCGGGAGGGAAATTCATCTGACGCGGATCCGCACGGTGTAATGGACCGTCCCCGGGGCGGGTCCCGCCGGAATGTCCGCCCATGCGGGGGCGCCGCCGGCCGGAATGGTCCCCATATTCCGCAGGTCGGAGAGGAAGTGCTCGGTCGAATCCGCCGGTAAGCGGACCCGCACGGCTTCCGGCCCCGCGGTTTTTCCCCGAGTTTCGGCGGACATCGCCGCGGGCTCGTGAACCCGGCTTCCTCCGCGCCGCACCGCCGCTTCCACGATGCGTTCCTCCAGACCCGTGAGTTCCGCGGCCGCCACTTCCAGCGTAACCTCCCGCCCGTGCGGGACGGGCAGCATAAGCCTCGACGGCGGCGCGGCCAGCATGCGCACGGGAGCTTCTTTCCTGGCCCCCATATTTTCTTCCGGCGGAGCGACGGGCTCGATCCTTTCGGCTAAAGTGCTGACCCGTTGAGCCGGCACCACGGGGCGCGCGGGCGGCGGTTGCGGAGCCGTGGAGGCTGGAGCCGAGGCGGCCAATCTGCCCGTTGCGCGCGCGTCTCGCGGTTGCCTGGTTCGATCGACCGTGCTTGACGCGCCGCCGGCTGTTTTTTCTTCCGTCCGTCCGGCCTCGTGTTTGCCCTCTTCAGTGGACGGTGCGGCCGCTTCCATCCGCGCCGCCGGAGCGGGAGTCGGCGGCGACGACTGTTCCGTCCTCTGGATTCCGTACACCAGCAGGAAGATCAGGATCGCCGCCGCGGCCTCGATCGGGATCTTGACATGTGCGGGAAAGAAAAGTTTTTTCAGTAAGGATTTCGAGGGCGCCGGCCGTTCCGTCTCCCTCCTGATCCGCTCCGCAAGTTCCGGCGGGGCTTTCATCGACGGCATCGCCTTAAGCATCCGGATAGTGCTTTCCAGTCCGCCCGCGGTCTCCGCGCATATCCGGCATTTCCGCAGGTGGGCGGAGACGTCCGCATGGCCGCTTTCGGAAATAGAGCCGTCGAGGTAATCGGAGAGGAGGTCCTGTATGCGTTCGCATTCCATCGCGGTTCTTCCCCTTACACCACGGGCGCCAGAATTTTCCGAAGGGCCATCCGGGCCCTGTGGATTCTCGATTTCACCGTTCCCACCGGGATCGCCGCCAGCGCTGCGATCTCCTCGTTTGTGAATCCCTCCACATCCGAAAGCAGCAGGATCCAGCGGGAATCCGGATCGAGCCGGGCCATGGCCTCGGAGAGCACCCTGCCGAGCTCACGATTTTCCGCCACCCGGTCCGGGCGGGCTTCTTCGGGAGCCGGAGGCTGGAAGGCGAAGGATTCACCATCCTCACCCTCCGGTTCGGGGAACCGGATTTCCCGGGTCGCGCGCGTCGCCCGCTGGCGGATCCGGTTCAGGCACCGGTTGGCTGCGATCTTCAGCAGCCACGTGGAGAGCTGGGCCTCCTCCCGGAACCCCTCGATGTTTCGATAGGCGGAAAGGAACACTTCCTGCGCCATATCCAGGGCTTCCTCCCGGTCGAAGAGCATCCGGACGCAGAAAGCGAACACGCGATCCTGGTGCGCGCGGACGATGGCGTCGAAAGCGCCCGGTTTCCCCTTGCGGAAAGCATCAAGAAGAAGGTCCGCCGGTTTCGAGTTGTCTCCCGCCGGATCCACTCCGATTTCTCCTGAATATGACATTGACGGGCCCGTCGCGGTTCCGCCGGCCCCGTCTATTCCATTGTACTTCATGGGAGGTTGCGGCGACGGGCGGTAATACGGTATTTTAATCGTTGCCGGACGGAACTATGTATTCCGGTGCAATATCTAACGGTGGCGAAACGGAGGTGATTATTGAGCGGCCAGACGATCCTTTTCACGGCTCTTTCCGTAGCTGCGCTCGCGCTTGCGGTGGTACTGGCGATGACTCTCTGGCGGCTGCAGAAGACGATCGATCTGCTGGAACGCAGGATAGACGACGCGATCCGCCAGTTCGAAGTCACGGCCGAAGATTATCGAAAGACCAACGCGGTGGTGCGCGAGATCCTGAAGCACGCCGAGAGGAGCGCGGCCAACGTGGCGCATGTAACGGAAGGCGTCAGGGGATTCAGGCATACGCTGGATGCCGCCACGAAAGTTCTGGAGTATGCGGTCGTCCCGGTGCTTGGGACGGTGGCCAGCGGATTGGCGGGGGCGAAAGCCGCCGTGTCGCACGTTGTGAACCGATACGTTCGAAAGGAGAGCGACCATGTGTGAGGAAAAGGGCTGTTCGGGCGGCGTGCTGATCGCATTTCTGGCGGGCGGACTGATCGGCGCCGGGCTTGCCCTGCTCTATGCCCCCATGTCCGGCAAGGAGGCCCGGGACAAGATCAACGACTTCGCGGGAGACATGAAAAAGAAGACGGAAGGATGGACCGGCGACCTGAAGCAGAAGGTGGAGTCCTTCATCGATGAAGAGAAAGCGGTCGTCAAGGCGGCCTATGATGCCGGCCGCGAGGCGATGGCGAAGGAAAAGGCGAAGTTCGAAACCCCCCAATAACACCGGTATCGTACTGCAATCTGCCGCCGGGCGAGCCGCCTCGTGGGGTACCCCGCGAGGCGTGCCGAGCCCGCGGGAGAAATTCGTCTACGCGGTTTCCCCGCGGACCAGCCGCAGGATCGCTGTAAAGCCGAAGAACGCTGAAGCGAAGAGCACGATCGTCGCGCCGGTGGCGGTATCCAGATGGTATGAAGCCGCGATCCCCGCGATCCCCGACGCCACCGAGATCGCGATCGCCGTCCAGAACGCGGACGCCGCTCCCCTCGCGACGTTGCGCGCGGCCGCCGCGGGGACGACGAGAAGGGCGGTCACGAGAAGGATCCCCACTGCGCGGATCGCCGTCGTCACGACCAGCGCGACGGCGAGGGAAAAGGATATCTCGAGGGCCCGGCCCCTGACGCCGAGACTTCGCGCGAATCCCTCGTGGACCCCGAGAAGCAGGATCCTGTTGTAGGTGAAGAACAGGTAGACGGCCACGGCGAGCAGGAGCG is a window encoding:
- a CDS encoding PA2779 family protein, whose translation is MAAIRKAGWFLALAFMMAGWMGMLGSFRGVAVAGVIASHGSAAGDARVAETAKVQAFLERKVVVQKLLDYGVTPEEAMSKVKSMSDGDLHRLASLADRAAEGADSGIGLLIGLAVLVILIIVILKLMNKEIVVR
- a CDS encoding peptidase C39, with amino-acid sequence MTRRTTLFGAALLLGGALFVLAGCAGTGANVGREDHGAYPEIVIPGVPFLPQEEQTCGPSSLAMNLLFLGREASTAEIVRETRTEGLGGTLITDLAGAARMRGFSAQVDALDLPRLRERIGSGIPVILLVDLGTWVWSRPHYLLAYGWTRDGIVAHSGRERGKVIPFSVLDAQWSKMGRLALVVGPAQ
- a CDS encoding tetratricopeptide repeat protein, whose product is MILLLLLAAAGCGRMPKVIVLEDPLTAAEHVELGVAYERKGELDLARREYETALRKDRKLFLARFNLGNVFLAKKEYEKARAEYLLALGIKPGDPEAANNLAWCAILSGEGIDDALARMETAVAGPAGRRPVFLDTLGVLRMRANRPEPAAEAFAEAEELCRQGDESARNTSGTAAGETGTVLCPEEVRREIQEHRSELRKRFPPASASPPLVK
- the moaA gene encoding GTP 3',8-cyclase MoaA: MLDSFGRRIDYLRLSVTDRCNLRCIYCMPPEGIPLKNQAEILTSDEFLRCARVAVSLGVRKVRITGGEPLVRRGVVELVRRLSAVPGIEDLCMTTNGIGLAVAAGPLRQAGLGRINISLDTIRRDRYAEITRRDMLPEVLSGIEAAIFEGLHPVKINVVLLHGLLPGEVEEFIGMAREKPVEVRFIERMPVGCLPSEGYVSTDRIRDRILSLPGTSVVSGRAPSAAVTYEVRGFAGTLGIISPVSRKFCSDCNRLRVSADGRLRSCLFAVETLDLRAALREGGGDGEVGALFRRAVAAKPEGHDLCGGSFAAEPMSRIGG
- a CDS encoding TIGR01212 family radical SAM protein (This family includes YhcC from E. coli K-12, an uncharacterized radical SAM protein.), which codes for MRFHNYASFLRRRLGGPVARVSVSAGFTCPNRDGTKGTGGCVYCNNESFTEGVLFPGRPVEEQVRRTISSSSRLKAFRRLLVYFQPYTNSYAPAEKLERIYREAFCHPDVAGIVIGTRPDCLEAPVLDVLESIALEKYVSVEIGLQSSSDAVLAGINRGHTVEDFTEAVGAVRRRGIDVAVHLIYGLPGDTKEGFVSAAGFLSDLGVQGVKLHHLHIVTGSGLEEPWRRGEVAVPEYEVYVRACADFLERLSPEIAVLRLMGSAPRELLLAPLWNKGSRDMSHDVAAELARRGSWQGSKRKENP
- a CDS encoding PaaI family thioesterase, encoding MNGGETEYLPHSSGCFLCGDENPCGVRTRFFVEGDAVCSRISLPRHVNGYRNVAHGGVLAALLDESMGWAATVFGGSQRMYLTGELTVKYLAPVPVGEEIEIRSRLLRDAGRIAYSEGELSCGGEVRVRARGKFLPMSREATEDVLPYLKFGHCRKYRTLFNEAKEKK
- a CDS encoding flavodoxin family protein codes for the protein MKRVLGIIGSPRKLGNCELTVKEIAARLPEPVDLSLVRLVEKDIRPCKACYRCLMGECPIKDDFAAVLDAIASSDGVIVAAPVYLLGAHSSLQRFLDRGLQFWKRLDDLMGKPAVGVALAGLRDGEGASLLGVENFLRAMGMGVKGRCVIHAALPGEALLSEAGKASAARLAAALFSTDAPPAGNPSCSECGGTYFEFRGANRVFCLLCGASGTVSGDGESVRLSLAPPAHPWRGPAARKAHGEWLIGMKEKYIRDRERLKEISRGYAGGKFI
- a CDS encoding zf-HC2 domain-containing protein translates to MECERIQDLLSDYLDGSISESGHADVSAHLRKCRICAETAGGLESTIRMLKAMPSMKAPPELAERIRRETERPAPSKSLLKKLFFPAHVKIPIEAAAAILIFLLVYGIQRTEQSSPPTPAPAARMEAAAPSTEEGKHEAGRTEEKTAGGASSTVDRTRQPRDARATGRLAASAPASTAPQPPPARPVVPAQRVSTLAERIEPVAPPEENMGARKEAPVRMLAAPPSRLMLPVPHGREVTLEVAAAELTGLEERIVEAAVRRGGSRVHEPAAMSAETRGKTAGPEAVRVRLPADSTEHFLSDLRNMGTIPAGGAPAWADIPAGPAPGTVHYTVRIRVR
- a CDS encoding sigma-70 family RNA polymerase sigma factor, with amino-acid sequence MDPAGDNSKPADLLLDAFRKGKPGAFDAIVRAHQDRVFAFCVRMLFDREEALDMAQEVFLSAYRNIEGFREEAQLSTWLLKIAANRCLNRIRQRATRATREIRFPEPEGEDGESFAFQPPAPEEARPDRVAENRELGRVLSEAMARLDPDSRWILLLSDVEGFTNEEIAALAAIPVGTVKSRIHRARMALRKILAPVV
- a CDS encoding YtxH domain-containing protein — protein: MCEEKGCSGGVLIAFLAGGLIGAGLALLYAPMSGKEARDKINDFAGDMKKKTEGWTGDLKQKVESFIDEEKAVVKAAYDAGREAMAKEKAKFETPQ